A part of Brachybacterium faecium DSM 4810 genomic DNA contains:
- a CDS encoding ABC-type multidrug transport system, ATPase component (PFAM: ABC transporter): MTRTDPTAAGAIDAAVVVRDLTKHFGSTRALDGFDLTVPRGQVTGFLGPNGAGKSTTIRILLGLLRASAGQAEVLGMDPWRRAVEIHHRLAYVPGDTTLWPQLTGGEAIDVLTRGEKGTAHRRRRDELIERFELDPTKRSRTYSKGNRQKVSLIAALSRDVELYIMDEPTSGLDPLMEAIFTDEVSRLRAAGRTVLLSSHILAEVEKLCDTVTIIRAGKDVESGTLAQLRHLTRSAVAATTSADTTRLAALDGVHHLETDGERLRFDVDDAAVHEILPELARMHATGLTITPPSLEELFLRHYGDDLSEADTSTADTSTAGASTAGASSTGATAEQS, encoded by the coding sequence ATGACCCGCACCGACCCCACCGCCGCCGGCGCGATCGATGCCGCCGTCGTGGTCCGCGACCTCACCAAGCACTTCGGCTCCACCCGCGCCCTGGACGGCTTCGACCTCACCGTCCCGCGCGGCCAGGTGACAGGGTTCCTGGGCCCCAACGGCGCGGGAAAGTCCACCACCATCCGCATCCTGCTGGGCCTGCTGCGGGCCAGCGCTGGTCAGGCCGAGGTGCTCGGCATGGACCCGTGGCGACGCGCGGTCGAGATCCACCACCGCCTCGCCTACGTCCCCGGGGACACCACCCTGTGGCCGCAGCTCACCGGCGGCGAGGCGATCGACGTGCTCACCCGCGGCGAGAAGGGCACCGCCCACCGGCGCCGACGCGACGAGCTCATCGAACGGTTCGAGCTCGACCCCACCAAGCGCTCCCGCACCTACTCCAAGGGCAATCGCCAGAAGGTCTCCCTCATCGCCGCGCTCTCGCGCGACGTGGAGCTGTACATCATGGACGAACCCACCTCGGGCCTGGATCCGCTGATGGAGGCGATCTTCACCGACGAGGTCAGCCGGCTGCGCGCCGCAGGCCGCACCGTGCTGCTCTCGAGCCACATCCTCGCCGAGGTCGAGAAGCTCTGCGACACCGTGACGATCATCCGCGCCGGGAAGGACGTCGAATCCGGCACCCTCGCCCAGCTGCGCCATCTCACCCGGTCCGCCGTCGCCGCGACCACCAGCGCGGACACGACGCGCCTGGCCGCTCTCGACGGCGTCCATCACCTCGAGACCGACGGCGAGCGCCTCCGCTTCGACGTCGACGACGCCGCGGTCCACGAGATCCTGCCCGAGCTCGCCCGCATGCACGCCACCGGGCTGACGATCACCCCGCCCTCGCTCGAGGAGCTCTTCCTGCGCCACTACGGCGACGACCTCTCGGAGGCCGACACCTCGACGGCCGACACCTCGACGGCCGGCGCCTCGACTGCCGGCGCCTCGAGCACCGGCGCCACCGCGGAGCAGTCATGA
- a CDS encoding transcriptional regulator, tetR family (PFAM: Bacterial regulatory proteins, tetR family) — MEPTPPADERILRAALQRFAVEGLRAPLRAVAQDAGVSAGLIIHHYGSREKLLEACDRRALQITRENKREVLTGGSAAMLAQLAEIARFAPVVGYVLRRLQAGGPLAQQLVGDFVADALVYLAEGEAAGLISTSRDPEARARVLTEMALGALVLQMPSQRDRLDLVGLPTWLRSFTDSLVAPVLELYTTPLLTDASLLDAYLAAAPPGDATAPKDGTPS, encoded by the coding sequence ATGGAGCCGACCCCTCCCGCCGATGAGCGGATCCTCCGTGCCGCGCTGCAGCGCTTCGCCGTGGAGGGTCTGCGGGCCCCGCTGCGCGCCGTCGCCCAGGACGCCGGCGTCAGCGCGGGCCTGATCATCCACCACTACGGCTCCCGGGAGAAGCTGCTCGAGGCCTGCGACAGGCGGGCGCTGCAGATCACCCGGGAGAACAAGCGAGAGGTGCTCACCGGCGGCTCTGCCGCGATGCTCGCCCAGCTCGCCGAGATCGCCCGCTTCGCCCCCGTCGTCGGGTACGTGCTGCGCCGGCTGCAGGCGGGCGGGCCGCTGGCGCAGCAGCTCGTGGGCGATTTCGTCGCCGACGCCCTCGTCTACCTCGCCGAGGGAGAGGCGGCCGGCCTGATCAGCACCAGCCGGGACCCCGAGGCCAGGGCCCGGGTGCTCACGGAGATGGCGCTCGGCGCGCTGGTGCTCCAGATGCCCTCCCAGCGCGACCGGCTCGACCTCGTCGGCCTGCCCACGTGGCTGCGCTCCTTCACCGACTCCCTCGTCGCCCCGGTGCTCGAGCTCTACACCACCCCGCTGCTCACCGACGCCTCCCTGCTCGACGCCTATCTCGCCGCGGCACCGCCCGGCGACGCCACCGCACCGAAGGATGGGACCCCCTCATGA